Proteins encoded in a region of the Aptenodytes patagonicus chromosome Z, bAptPat1.pri.cur, whole genome shotgun sequence genome:
- the PGAP4 gene encoding GPI-N-acetylgalactosamine transferase PGAP4, with the protein MLHQAWQLYGRWCRWSSPFIHLLTLTVVTFGVLTPLICHRLLHSYFYLRRWHLNPMSQEFLEQNQQEGQAALRYFEKLQIPNVSEASGSDAFQPLLLVTIITVQRRNDFHYVLQVASHFHRLLQKCGARCRSHRILLCNVESDPSSHQDVRLLSSFFPMVSRDKTGENPDPRVNQFEKEKQDYIFCLEQSLLTYNPEYVLIVEDDAVPEEEIFAVLQHLLLARFSKSYLRDALYFKLYHPERLQRYFNPEPMRILEWLGLGMFLGPMLNCVYSWATGRPSLSWPIVLFFALYSMALSELVGRHYMLELRRLAPTLYNIVPVTECCTPAMLFSAQSARRVLGYLKGLHCRQGFAKDIALYSLLRTKGENAYVVEPNLVRHVGMYSSLRLNDNPKLL; encoded by the coding sequence aTGTTACACCAAGCCTGGCAGCTCTATGGGAGGTGGTGCCGTTGGTCCAGTCCTTTTATCCATCTCCTCACACTGACTGTGGTGACATTCGGTGTGCTCACACCTTTGATTTGCCACCGGCTCCTCCACTCTTACTTCTATTTGCGGCGCTGGCACCTGAACCCCATGAGCCAGGAGTTCCTGGAGCAGAACCAGCAGGAGGGCCAGGCTGCCCTCCGTTACTTTGAGAAGCTGCAGATACCAAACGTCTCCGAGGCTTCTGGCAGTGACGCCTTCCAGCCCTTGCTGCTGGTCACCATTATAACTGTGCAGAGGCGGAATGATTTCCACTATGTCTTGCAAGTGGCCTCCCACTTCCACCGCCTCCTCCAGAAATGTGGTGCACGTTGCCGGAGCCACCGCATCCTCCTCTGTAATGTGGAGTCAGACCCCAGTAGCCATCAGGATGTCAGGCTGCTGAGCAGCTTCTTTCCTATGGTCAGTCGTGACAAAACTGGGGAGAACCCTGACCCCAGAGTGAACCAGTTTGAGAAGGAGAAGCAGGACTACATTTTCTGCCTTGAGCAGTCGCTGTTGACGTACAACCCAGAATACGTCCTCATAGTGGAAGATGATGCTGTGCCAGAGGAGGAGATATTTGCTGTCTTGCAGCACCTCTTGTTGGCCCGGTTCTCCAAATCATACCTCAGAGACGCACTCTACTTCAAGCTTTACCATCCTGAGAGGCTTCAGCGCTACTTCAACCCCGAACCCATGAGAATCCTTGAGTGGCTAGGTCTGGGCATGTTTCTGGGGCCCATGCTGAACTGTGTGTACTCCTGGGCAACTGGGCGCCCCAGCCTCAGCTGGCCCATTGTCTTGTTCTTTGCTTTGTACAGCATGGCTTTGTCAGAGCTGGTGGGACGGCATTACATGCTGGAGCTGCGCCGGCTGGCCCCCACACTGTATAATATCGTGCCAGTCACCGAGTGCTGCACGCCTGCCATGCTCTTCTCCGCTCAATCTGCCCGCCGTGTCTTAGGTTACCTGAAGGGGCTGCACTGCCGCCAGGGTTTTGCTAAGGATATTGCCCTCTACTCACTGCTGCGTACTAAGGGGGAGAACGCCTATGTGGTGGAACCCAACCTGGTCCGGCACGTGGGAATGTATTCCAGCCTTCGGCTAAATGACAACCCGAAACTGCTGTGA
- the ALDOB gene encoding fructose-bisphosphate aldolase B has product MTHQFPALSPEQKKALSDIAQRIVASGKGILAADESVGTMGNRLQRINVENTEENRRAFREILFSSDASINQSIGGVILFHETLYQKDSSGKPLPALIKEKGIVVGIKLDKGTAPLAGTNGETTIQGLDGLAERCAQYKKDGADFGKWRAVLKITSTTPSQLAIQENANTLARYASICQQHGLVPIVEPEILPDGDHDLQRCQYVTEKVLAAVYKALNDHHVYLEGTLLKPNMVTAGHSCPKKYTPQDVAVATVTTLLRTVPAAVPGICFLSGGQSEEEASVNLNAMNQSPLPKPWKLTFSYGRALQASALAAWVGKSENKKAAQEAFRKRAQINSLACRGQYVVSGKTDTSATQSLFTASYTY; this is encoded by the exons ATGACCCACCAATTCCCAGCGCTGTCTCCAGAGCAAAAGAAAGCTCTTTCAGACATTGCTCAGCGGATTGTGGCTTCAGGAAAGGGGATCTTAGCTGCAGATGAATCAGTGG GTACCATGGGGAACAGGCTGCAGAGGATCAATGTGGAGAACACGGAGGAGAATCGAAGGGCTTTTCGAGAGATCCTCTTCTCTTCAGATGCTTCCATCAACCAGAGCATTGGGGGAGTGATCCTCTTCCACGAGACTCTCTACCAGAAAGACAGCAGTGGAAAGCCATTGCCAGCTCTCATCAAAGAAAAAGGCATCGTGGTGGGAATAAAG CTGGATAAAGGCACAGCACCCCTAGCAGGAACAAATGGAGAAACCACCATCCAAG GGCTGGATGGACTGGCTGAGCGCTGtgcccagtacaagaaagacggTGCTGACTTTGGCAAGTGGCGTGCAGTGCTGAAGATCACCAGCACAACACCCTCTCAACTTGCCATCCAAGAGAATGCCAACACATTGGCACGCTATGCCAGCATCTGCCAGCAG cATGGCTTGGTGCCCATTGTGGAGCCAGAAATCTTGCCTGATGGAGACCATGATCTCCAGCGCTGTCAGTATGTCACAGAAAAG GTTCTGGCTGCTGTCTACAAGGCCTTGAATGATCATCATGTGTACCTGGAAGGGACACTGCTGAAACCCAACATGGTGACAGCTGGGCATTCCTGCCCCAAGAAGTACACCCCTCAGGATGTAGCCGTAGCAACTGTCACTACTCTTCTCCGCACTGTTCCTGCTGCCGTTCCCG GAATCTGCTTCCTGTCTGGAGGTCAGAGTGAAGAGGAGGCTTCTGTCAACCTGAACGCCATGAATCAGTCCCCTCTGCCTAAGCCTTGGAAACTGACCTTTTCTTATGGGAGAGCCCTGCaagcctctgccctggcagcaTGGGTGGGCAAAAGCGAGAACAAGAAGGCTGCACAGGAGGCCTTCCGCAAGCGGGCACAG attaacAGTTTGGCTTGCAGAGGACAGTATGTCGTGTCTGGGAAGACTGACACATCTGCCACACAGTCACTTTTCACTGCCAGCTACACCTACTGA